In one window of Protaetiibacter larvae DNA:
- a CDS encoding O-antigen ligase family protein, whose protein sequence is MALTTTTGTPPETRPYGSRILGPTTALFALLAVIMFIPIRAYAIPAGLPFELEPYRLLLVLVLVGSAIVLISTPGLRLRRVRFGIPIAIFIGTLVLSIIVNAVPLAREGLLGTAFGGLLNLLFVLSMFFLVNQFLTGERLVMSVLTFLAWSGGFVAAAAVFERATRINVFLRIGDLLPLTLLRDAVDAYRAGGSRSFGSAQHPIALSVMLCMLLPLVVYLARYATRPLNAVSRAILYGGLGLVIVAGIAVAVSRTGVVVLAVMFLATLLLRPLIAVGAVAITLPLLLVGLVVTPKTIETTLLSFLDVDSLIASQYTSAGWGGAGRLADLGPAFAQVAQHPIFGGGYGGRIVVGEDKNGFILDNQVLAILMDAGVIGVIGLAIFLVVPTVVLYRHSMLRRVPRRFRDLAFVIATATVGYAAAMFFYDAFGFMQTLFVLCVLWAVGSWLLTRAPDEAIATEPAVAERLDA, encoded by the coding sequence ATGGCGCTCACCACGACGACGGGGACACCCCCCGAGACGAGACCGTACGGCTCACGGATCCTCGGTCCCACCACGGCCCTGTTCGCCCTGCTCGCGGTGATCATGTTCATCCCGATCCGGGCCTACGCGATCCCGGCGGGGCTGCCGTTCGAACTCGAGCCGTACCGGCTGCTGCTCGTGCTCGTGCTCGTGGGCAGCGCGATCGTGCTCATCTCGACGCCGGGGCTCCGCTTGCGGCGCGTGCGCTTCGGCATCCCGATCGCGATCTTCATCGGCACGCTCGTGCTCTCGATCATCGTCAACGCGGTGCCGCTCGCGCGGGAGGGACTGCTCGGGACGGCCTTCGGCGGCCTCCTCAACCTGCTCTTCGTGCTGTCGATGTTCTTCCTCGTGAACCAGTTCCTCACGGGCGAGCGACTCGTCATGTCGGTGCTCACCTTCCTCGCCTGGTCGGGGGGCTTCGTGGCTGCGGCGGCCGTGTTCGAGCGCGCGACACGCATCAACGTGTTCCTGCGGATCGGCGATCTGCTGCCGCTCACGCTCCTGCGCGACGCGGTCGACGCGTATCGCGCGGGCGGCTCCCGCTCCTTCGGGTCCGCGCAGCACCCCATCGCGCTCTCGGTGATGCTGTGCATGCTCCTGCCGCTCGTGGTGTACCTCGCCCGGTACGCGACGCGACCGCTCAACGCGGTCTCGCGCGCGATCCTCTACGGCGGTCTCGGGCTGGTGATCGTCGCGGGCATCGCGGTCGCGGTCTCCCGCACCGGCGTGGTCGTGCTCGCCGTCATGTTCCTCGCGACCCTGCTGCTGAGACCGCTCATCGCCGTCGGCGCCGTCGCCATCACCCTGCCGCTGCTGCTCGTCGGGCTCGTCGTGACCCCGAAGACCATCGAGACCACGCTGCTCTCCTTCCTCGACGTCGACTCCCTCATCGCCTCGCAGTACACCTCGGCGGGATGGGGCGGGGCGGGGCGGCTCGCCGACCTCGGTCCCGCGTTCGCGCAGGTCGCGCAGCATCCGATCTTCGGCGGCGGCTACGGCGGGCGGATCGTGGTGGGCGAGGACAAGAACGGCTTCATCCTCGACAATCAGGTGCTCGCGATTCTCATGGATGCGGGGGTGATCGGGGTGATCGGCCTCGCGATCTTCCTCGTCGTGCCGACCGTCGTGCTGTATCGGCACTCGATGCTGCGCCGGGTGCCCCGTCGATTCCGGGACCTCGCCTTCGTGATCGCCACGGCGACCGTCGGCTACGCGGCTGCGATGTTCTTCTACGACGCCTTCGGGTTCATGCAGACGCTCTTCGTGCTGTGCGTGCTGTGGGCGGTCGGGTCCTGGCTGCTCACCCGCGCACCCGATGAGGCGATCGCGACCGAACCGGCCGTCGCGGAACGGCTGGACGCATGA
- a CDS encoding glycosyltransferase, which produces MSAAMSVIVPAHDEATIIVDNLARMIAGDPDGRLEVIVVANGCTDDTAERARSVDARIRVVELGASSKIAALTAGDRAASHPVRAFVDADVRVDSATLIALAELLSAPGGPLAAAPALVVDASRSSWLARQYFRVWEHSDYRRRGHIGSGIYGLSALGRARFAEFPEIIADDRWVELQFAAHERDTSPGTFTVPAPRTLRAQIRRATRIAAGNRELGERFPELGGRTSSSGVRRLVARVARRPSLWVALPVYAAGYLAPRFAPRGAVTGWMRDETSRT; this is translated from the coding sequence ATGAGCGCCGCGATGAGCGTCATCGTTCCCGCGCACGACGAGGCGACGATCATCGTCGACAATCTCGCGCGCATGATCGCCGGCGACCCGGACGGTCGGCTCGAGGTGATCGTCGTCGCGAACGGCTGCACCGACGACACCGCCGAGCGGGCGCGCTCGGTCGATGCGCGCATCCGGGTCGTCGAACTCGGCGCGAGCTCGAAGATCGCCGCCCTCACCGCGGGCGACCGGGCCGCTTCGCATCCGGTCCGTGCCTTCGTCGACGCCGACGTGCGCGTCGACTCGGCCACCTTGATCGCCCTCGCCGAGCTGCTCTCCGCGCCGGGCGGCCCGCTCGCGGCGGCTCCCGCCCTCGTGGTCGACGCGAGCCGGTCGAGCTGGCTCGCACGCCAGTACTTCCGGGTGTGGGAGCACTCCGACTACCGCCGCCGCGGGCACATCGGATCCGGGATCTACGGCCTCTCCGCGCTCGGGCGCGCCCGGTTCGCGGAGTTCCCGGAGATCATCGCCGACGACCGCTGGGTGGAGCTGCAGTTCGCCGCGCACGAGCGCGACACGAGCCCGGGCACCTTCACGGTTCCGGCTCCGCGCACCCTCCGCGCCCAGATCCGTCGCGCGACCCGCATCGCGGCCGGCAATCGCGAGCTCGGCGAACGGTTCCCCGAGCTCGGGGGCCGAACCTCGTCCTCGGGGGTGCGCCGCCTCGTGGCGCGCGTCGCCCGGCGGCCGAGCCTCTGGGTGGCGCTGCCCGTGTACGCCGCCGGCTACCTCGCGCCCCGCTTCGCCCCGCGCGGCGCCGTCACGGGCTGGATGCGCGACGAGACGAGCCGCACGTGA
- a CDS encoding lipopolysaccharide biosynthesis protein: MSDGARAIPDDLARKATRGTAVTAGGLWMKTLVQMASTVLLARLLAPSDFGLLAMVTAVVGAADLMRDFGLTGAVIQARAIGERGWASIMWLSLLLGTGFSVIVAALAPLLAWLYGEPRLIVLTLVIAPTLLINGLAMPLQARLQRELRFGALAQLDVVSMVVGVALSIGAALLGWGVWALVVLAGAGQLYRLIALWVLVRPRFGRPRIGAEVKPLLSMGGSIFGVQLLNYAAKNLDNVIIGQQLGPTQLGFYSRAYALFLLPLQQLNGPLGRVALPVLSTLQDDPERYRRYIRGSLLVIGYLTLPAYAVAAALSGPLIELLLGPGWGPAALVFSLLAIAGMCHAIANVQGWLYITLGRAHRQFLYFLITKPVLVGGFILGVVWNGIYGVAAMYAIVTVLELVPGFVIAIRGTFVRAGDVVRPVVRPLILALLGFGAAAASTWTIQLPDILELLIGGAAGLAPALLALALPAYRRDLAELVSFARRMRGGRSAVDPAVDPIEDPALELSTEPGLQVAEGGSR; encoded by the coding sequence GTGAGCGACGGCGCGCGCGCGATCCCCGACGACCTCGCGCGGAAGGCGACGCGCGGCACGGCGGTCACCGCGGGCGGGCTCTGGATGAAGACCCTCGTGCAGATGGCGTCGACGGTGCTCCTCGCGCGGCTGCTCGCCCCCTCCGACTTCGGTCTGCTCGCGATGGTGACCGCGGTCGTCGGCGCCGCCGATCTGATGCGCGACTTCGGGCTCACGGGCGCCGTCATCCAGGCGCGCGCGATCGGCGAACGCGGCTGGGCGTCGATCATGTGGCTCTCCCTGCTGCTGGGCACCGGCTTCAGCGTGATCGTCGCCGCCCTCGCTCCGCTCCTCGCCTGGCTCTACGGGGAGCCGCGGCTCATCGTGCTCACCCTGGTCATCGCGCCGACACTGCTCATCAACGGACTCGCGATGCCGTTGCAGGCGCGCCTGCAACGCGAACTGCGGTTCGGTGCACTCGCCCAGCTCGACGTCGTCTCGATGGTGGTCGGGGTGGCGCTGTCGATCGGTGCGGCGTTGCTCGGCTGGGGCGTCTGGGCGCTCGTGGTGCTCGCCGGCGCCGGGCAGCTCTACCGCCTCATCGCGCTGTGGGTGCTCGTGCGCCCCCGCTTCGGCCGGCCGCGGATCGGCGCGGAGGTGAAACCGCTGCTGAGCATGGGCGGCAGCATCTTCGGAGTGCAGCTGCTCAACTACGCGGCCAAGAATCTCGACAACGTCATCATCGGCCAGCAGCTCGGCCCCACCCAGCTCGGCTTCTACTCGCGCGCCTACGCGCTCTTCCTGCTCCCCCTGCAACAGCTCAACGGACCGCTCGGGCGCGTCGCCCTGCCGGTGCTGAGCACGCTCCAGGACGACCCCGAGCGCTACCGCCGCTACATCCGCGGCTCCCTGCTCGTCATCGGATACCTCACGCTGCCCGCCTACGCGGTGGCGGCGGCACTCTCCGGACCGCTCATCGAACTGCTGCTCGGTCCCGGATGGGGGCCCGCGGCTCTCGTGTTCTCGCTCCTGGCGATCGCCGGCATGTGTCACGCGATCGCGAACGTGCAGGGCTGGCTGTACATCACCCTCGGGCGTGCGCACCGGCAGTTCCTGTACTTCCTGATCACCAAGCCCGTGCTCGTCGGCGGCTTCATCCTGGGTGTCGTCTGGAACGGCATCTACGGCGTCGCCGCGATGTACGCGATCGTGACCGTGCTCGAGCTCGTCCCGGGCTTCGTCATCGCGATCCGAGGCACCTTCGTGCGGGCCGGGGACGTCGTGCGGCCGGTCGTGCGGCCGCTCATCCTCGCGCTGCTCGGCTTCGGCGCCGCGGCGGCCTCGACGTGGACCATCCAGCTGCCGGACATCCTCGAGCTGCTGATCGGCGGCGCCGCCGGACTCGCACCCGCATTGCTCGCCCTCGCGCTGCCGGCCTACCGCCGGGACCTCGCGGAGCTCGTGTCGTTCGCCCGACGGATGCGCGGCGGCCGATCCGCCGTCGACCCGGCGGTCGATCCGATCGAGGATCCCGCCCTCGAGCTCTCGACCGAACCCGGACTGCAGGTGGCGGAGGGCGGATCTCGATGA